In Mercurialis annua linkage group LG6, ddMerAnnu1.2, whole genome shotgun sequence, the following are encoded in one genomic region:
- the LOC126685797 gene encoding protein CRABS CLAW isoform X1 has protein sequence MNLEEKVSMELAPPPSDHLCYVRCNFCNTVLAVGIPCKRMLDTVTVKCGHCSNLSFLTTRPPLQGQCLDHQLTLQSFFSDLRKGQSSSSSSSSSSTSSEPLSPKAPFVVKPPEKKHRLPSAYNRFMKEEIQRIKAANPEIPHREAFSTAAKNWARYIPNSTAAGSVSGSSCNTGYHVFAGLMK, from the exons ATGAATCTAGAGGAAAAAGTTTCCATGGAATTAGCTCCACCACCATCTGACCATCTCTGCTATGTTCGCTGCAACTTTTGCAACACTGTTCTTGCG GTTGGAATTCCATGCAAGAGAATGCTGGATACAGTGACAGTGAAATGTGGTCATTGCAGTAACCTATCATTTCTCACTACTAGACCTCCACTTCAAGGTCAATGCCTCGATCACCAATTGACTCTTCAG AGTTTCTTCAGCGACTTGAGAAAAGGtcaatcatcatcatcatcatcatcgtcTTCATCGACATCAAGTGAGCCGTTATCACCAAAAGCACCCTTTGTTGTCAAAC CACCTGAGAAGAAACACAGGCTTCCATCTGCTTATAATCGCTTTATGAA GGAGGAGATACAGCGCATTAAAGCTGCCAATCCTGAGATACCGCACCGAGAGGCATTCAGCACTGCAGCTAAAAAT TGGGCTAGGTACATCCCAAACTCAACAGCAGCTGGATCAGTATCTGGGAGCAGCTGCAACACT GGCTATCATGTTTTCGCAGGATTAATGAAGTGA
- the LOC126685797 gene encoding protein CRABS CLAW isoform X2, whose amino-acid sequence MNLEEKVSMELAPPPSDHLCYVRCNFCNTVLAVGIPCKRMLDTVTVKCGHCSNLSFLTTRPPLQGQCLDHQLTLQSFFSDLRKGQSSSSSSSSSSTSSEPLSPKAPFVVKPPEKKHRLPSAYNRFMKEEIQRIKAANPEIPHREAFSTAAKNWARYIPNSTAAGSVSGSSCNTD is encoded by the exons ATGAATCTAGAGGAAAAAGTTTCCATGGAATTAGCTCCACCACCATCTGACCATCTCTGCTATGTTCGCTGCAACTTTTGCAACACTGTTCTTGCG GTTGGAATTCCATGCAAGAGAATGCTGGATACAGTGACAGTGAAATGTGGTCATTGCAGTAACCTATCATTTCTCACTACTAGACCTCCACTTCAAGGTCAATGCCTCGATCACCAATTGACTCTTCAG AGTTTCTTCAGCGACTTGAGAAAAGGtcaatcatcatcatcatcatcatcgtcTTCATCGACATCAAGTGAGCCGTTATCACCAAAAGCACCCTTTGTTGTCAAAC CACCTGAGAAGAAACACAGGCTTCCATCTGCTTATAATCGCTTTATGAA GGAGGAGATACAGCGCATTAAAGCTGCCAATCCTGAGATACCGCACCGAGAGGCATTCAGCACTGCAGCTAAAAAT TGGGCTAGGTACATCCCAAACTCAACAGCAGCTGGATCAGTATCTGGGAGCAGCTGCAACACT GATTAA